A section of the Bombus terrestris chromosome 2, iyBomTerr1.2, whole genome shotgun sequence genome encodes:
- the LOC100649916 gene encoding KN motif and ankyrin repeat domain-containing protein 2 isoform X1 has protein sequence MALTVVTSARVFNGNVGTQAYVSGSTGSKCLCCPYGYHIDLDFVRYCEAVAAGSAGDRSSIERRKKRERRRQCQSMEVLLGLVSPALVGIEAELPKIPQEPATTNGVTTLPRSTHDKQECTQVSTALDLSDVVGDFEATLKRSSKSTKTLDKEDRTENDGTNTATPAQNNAQTEHAGGDFDNASVGSGNSNLSTGALQNIREQMAASLERMRELEEQVKAIPMLQVQVSVLKEEKRNLLRQVDELSKTKQYDDSVLHRHRSQSFSEQRDSQRNLRNTTTPTRDMGTMCGVMTRDVGVSHQQVRTRDVGMITSTPIKRSLQKSRLQIEEIVPEIKDQSTLFDDRTSSSLDKLYSSDSHDSWRSTLTRNQRLYDDITLEAKMRNRLKRSPLQMETIPPTSPKLARDVKKFHDVAVNTRNKLKDLVYSRFVIEDIAPEIKKEAKKRSCGTSTGLNMKDVLTKEDVAVIVDDALRIYKSTLIKDTVSRGCQCTPDPVKIVEKKDQYIQVAEPFKMRTNVGVMAKPRMSEIGIEVRTDPATRTVAVGPDPVATQSLSLHSMNSRSHSFNYGDTQLKRKTTKSVSVMVDDLVRTTVKSTDTSGLAPRKREFGTSPIKKKFTDVSVGESIKPHISISCAANYCDNCKETIKNLAKQIVNNAENNMNHQNTNLVSRIPRPSQIPLNNTIDYRRQFKRQDTYTKIPAGVIRYDSDNKEQYDNNNRIQQLQGEKRKDDKSEEIYNTEKQADSEEKHELPESALFQPIQEKPRKKVEPSKEMQAAMKVLNDSFKKSPSKNISHQMKNAINIIQQEWFKVSSTVNANPLEVEDYLDCFEECSSTLLEYIVNMTDSSGNTAMHYAVSHGNFDVVSILLDSKVCDINKANVAGYTAVMLAALAEVRNSTHASVANRLFQLADVNIRAKLHGQTALMLAVSHGRKDMTQLLLDAGAAVNIQDEDGSTALMCAAEHGHTDIVRLLLAHPDCDPSIVDIDGSSALKIALEAGNRDIGVLLYAHERVNRGTSPYSSMRRSRRSSKPTTPTGPSPSAPVSPAPSRRIHSSTVSLNTSKYSAK, from the exons ATGGCTTTGACCGTTGTAACCTCGGCTCGCGTTTTCAACGGAAACG TGGGGACGCAGGCCTACGTTTCCGGCTCGACAGGCTCCAAGTGTCTTTGCTGCCCTTACGGCTACCACATCGACCTGGACTTCGTGCGATATTGCGAGGCGGTTGCAGCAGGAAGTGCCGGCGACAGGTCTAGCATCGAAagacgaaagaaaagagaacgTCGAAGGCAATGCCAGTCGATGGAGGTTCTCCTGGGTCTG GTGAGTCCAGCCCTCGTCGGAATAGAGGCGGAATTACCGAAAATACCACAGGAACCTGCTACAACGAATGGCGTGACGACTCTGCCGAGGTCGACCCACGATAAGCAAGAGTGCACGCAAGTATCAACGGCTCTCGACCTCAGCGACGTGGTGGGCGATTTCGAGGCGACCTTGAAACGTTCATCCAAATCCACCAAGACTCTCGATAAAGAGGATCGCACAGAGAACG ATGGAACGAACACGGCCACACCAGCGCAGAACAACGCGCAAACGGAACACGCCGGGGGTGATTTTGACAACGCGAGCGTCGGAAGCGGAAATTCGAATCTCAGCACCGGCGCGCTACAG AACATCAGAGAACAGATGGCAGCGTCGTTGGAACGGATGCGGGAGTTGGAGGAACAGGTCAAGGCAATTCCCATGTTGCAG GTGCAAGTGTCGGTGCTGAAAGAGGAGAAGCGGAATCTGCTGCGACAAGTGGACGAGCTGAGCAAAACGAAGCAGTACGACGATAGCGTATTGCACAGGCATCGCAGCCAGTCTTTCTCGGAACAACGCGACTCCCAGCGAAATCTGAGGAACACGACCACTCCAACGAGAGACATGGGAACGATGTGCGGCGTAATGACACGGGACGTCGGTGTTTCGCACCAGCAG GTTCGAACCCGAGACGTCGGCATGATAACGAGCACGCCGATAAAACGATCCTTGCAAAAGAGTCGATTGCAAATCGAAGAAATCGTACCTGAAATTAAAGACCAGAGCACATTGTTCGACGATCGAACGTCGTCGAGCCTTGATAAGCTGTACTCGAGCGATTCCCACGACAGTTGGAGATCGACTTTAACCCGTAACCAACGACTGTATGATGACATAACGTTGGAGGCAAAAATGAGGAATCGTTTGAAAAGGAGCCCACTTCAAATGGAAACGATACCACCTACCAGCCCGAAATTGGCCAGAGATGTAAAGAAATTTCATGATGTTGCGGTTAACACGAGGAACAAGTTAAAGGATCTTGTATACAGTCGATTTGTGATCGAGGATATAGCACctgaaataaagaaagaagcgaagaaaagaTCGTGTGGAACATCGACAGGGTTAAACATGAAAGACGTTTTAACGAAAGAAGATGTCGCGGTTATCGTGGATGATGCTCTCAGGATTTATAAGAGTACTTTAATTAAAGATACAGTGTCTAGGGGTTGTCAGTGTACCCCAGATCCGGTAAAAATAGTCGAGAAGAAGGATCAGTACATACAGGTGGCGGAACCATTTAAGATGAGAACGAACGTAGGAGTCATGGCAAAACCGAGGATGTCTGAAATTGGAATCGAGGTTAGAACTGATCCTGCAACGAGAACCGTCGCTGTTGGTCCCGATCCAGTTGCTACTCAGTCGTTATCTTTACATTCGATGAACTCGAGAAGTCATTCGTTTAATTACGGCGATACTCAGCTAAAAAGAAAGACTACAAAATCTGTTAGCGTTATGGTAGATGATTTAGTGAGAACCACGGTAAAGAGTACCGACACTTCCGGTCTAGCGCCTAGAAAACGAGAGTTTGGTACTTCgccgataaaaaagaaattcacgGACGTCTCGGTCGGAGAGTCGATCAAACCACACATATCTATCTCATGCGCTGCTAATTATTGTGATAATTGTAAGGAGACTATAAAGAATTTGGCGAAACAAATTGTCAACAACGCGGAAAATAATATGAATCATCAGAACACGAATCTCGTCTCGAGGATACCGAGACCGTCTCAAATACCGTTGAACAATACGATAGATTACAGAAGACAATTTAAACGACAGGATACGTATACGAAGATACCTGCAGGTGTGATTCGATATGATTCCGATAACAAGGAACAATATGACAACAATAATCG TATCCAACAATTGcaaggagagaaaagaaaagatgataaatcagaagaaatatataatacagaaaAACAAGCAGATAGTGAAGAAAAACACGAACTTCCAGAATCTGCATTGTTCCAACCTATACAAGAAAAACCCAGGAAGAAAGTTGAACCATCGAAAGAGATGCAGGCCGCCATGAAGGTTCTTAACGACAGCTTTAAAAAATCTCCTAGTAAAAATATCTCTCATCAAATGAAAAATGCTATTAATATCATCCAACAAGAATGGTTCAAAGTTTCAAGTACAGTAAATGCCAATCCCTTAGAAGTTGAAGATTATCTAGACTGTTTTGAAGAATGTTCAAGTACTTTGCTGGAATATATTGTTAATATGACTGACTCAAGTGGGAACACCGCAATGCATTATGCAGTATCTCATGGAAATTTTGATGTTGTATCTATACTTCTTGATTCAAAAGTTTGCGATATTAACAAAGCAAATGTGGCCGGATACACGGCTGTGATGTTGGCAGCTCTTGCTGAAGTCAGAAATTCCACTCATGCTTCAGTGGCTAATAGGTTATTCCAGCTTGCAGATGTTAATATTCGAGCAAAATTA CATGGTCAAACTGCCTTGATGTTGGCAGTATCTCATGGTCGTAAAGACATGACACAGTTACTTCTGGATGCTGGAGCTGCGGTTAACATTCAAGATGAAGATGGCAGTACAGCTTTAATGTGTGCCGCGGAACATGGGCACACGGACATCGTACGATTGTTACTTGCGCATCCAGACTGTGATCCATCGATCGTTGATATAGATGGTAGTTCCGCTCTAAAAATCGCGTTAGAAGCAGGTAATCGAGATATCGGTGTATTGCTCTATGCACACGAGCGCGTGAATAGAGGAACAAGTCCATATTCATCGATGAGACGTAGTAGAAGAAGTTCCAAACCAACAACACCTACCGGCCCTTCTCCTTCAGCTCCTGTAAGCCCAGCTCCATCCCGGCGAATTCATTCTTCAACAGTTTCCTTAAACACCTCAAAATATTCTgctaaataa
- the LOC100650110 gene encoding THUMP domain-containing protein 3 isoform X2, whose amino-acid sequence MNEDNESNLRKLFIESLASDNVFIIATTIDTGFEWQAVDECKEKLDKNVKIVKERGKIYFNVYWSQFAQVQEMRSIDNVYIVADVRKFEFSGNSKEADLQLFKDAVHNDMKLEKALNTWKSITGFRGKIYPTTDEYNVAEKDRKLCNTTVTPITVKGRKRGQDPSDTKEDEILRYRVTCERTGKHTFGSAEVARAIGGELQDKYLWLVDLSTYYLEVVCKVIDNELITQLRITHESKHHRNIICFGPTTLRATVSYNLLRLAHPNPGDIIIDPMCGSGSIPIEAALVYSQSYIIGGDNHPKAVHNTKSNIEASSSKYMPFGKRSGRMIDNRILYKQFLIELGRIMKPLKGRSVLLTYDRRSLSMALQAAGDLFYVTKTLSVNIGGLQAAVYVLKRTDIPYEQFKPKVIKRMMCKKK is encoded by the exons ATGAATGAAGACAACGAATCGAATTTACGAAAGCTTTTCATAGAATCATTAGCGAGCGATAATGTTTTTATAATAGCAACGACAATAGATACAG GTTTTGAATGGCAAGCAGTGGATGAATGCAAAgagaaattagataaaaatgtTAAGATTGTTAAGGAACGCGGcaagatttattttaatgtatattGGAGTCAATTCGCAcaa GTACAAGAAATGAGATCGATAGACAATGTTTATATTGTCGCAgatgttagaaaatttgaattctcagGAAATAGTAAAGAAGCtgatttacaattatttaaagaTGCTGTACATAATGATATGAAATTAGAAAAAGCTTTGAATACTTGGAAAAGTATTACTGGTTTTCGAGGGAAAATATATCCAACTACCGATGAATATAATGTAGCAGAAAAAGATCGTAAGCTTTGTAACACAACTGTTACACCAATCACggttaaaggaagaaaaagagggcAAGATCCATCTGACACTAAGGAAGatgaaatattaagatatagaGTAACGTGTGAAAGAACTGGAAAACATACATTTGGATCGGCAGAGGTTGCCAGAGCTATTGGAGGAGAATTGCAAGATAAATATCTGTGGCTTGTGGATCTATCAACATATTATTTAGAAGTAGTTTGTAAAGTAATTGACA ATGAATTGATAACACAGTTACGTATTACACATGAATCTAAGCATCATAGGAATATCATATGTTTTGGACCAACTACTCTTAGAGCAACTGtatcttataatttattaagATTAGCTCATCCTAATCCAGGAGACATAATAATTGATCCAATGTGTGGTAGTGGTTCCATCCCAATTGAG GCAGCTTTAGTATATTCCCAATCTTATATTATTGGAGGGGACAATCATCCAAAAGCTGTACATAACACAAAATCTAACATAGAGGCATCTTCCTCTAAAT ATATG CCATTTGGGAAAAGGAGTGGACGAATGATAGACAATAGAATACTTTATAAGCAATTCTTGATAGAGTTAGGACGAATTATGAAACCCTTAAAAGGTCGGAGTGTTTTACTCACTTACGACAGGCGCAGCCTTAGTATG GCTTTACAAGCAGCTGGAGATTTGTTCTATGTAACAAAAACTTTGAGTGTGAATATAGGTGGTCTCCAAGCTGCAGTTTATGTCTTAAAACGAACAGATATACCCTATGAACAATTTAAACCGAAAGTTATTAAACGCATGATgtgcaaaaagaaataa
- the LOC100650235 gene encoding BET1 homolog: MRRIHTNYGYEPVPTTSSHGDLEDENERMTDHLKNKIHALKSLSIDIGNEVEYQDKMLRGMDEDVERTSGSLTNAVTRVLRLSKGSHTYYILYLMLFSIFVFFILWVTVKFF, translated from the exons ATGCGAAGGATTCATACAA ATTATGGCTATGAACCAGTACCAACTACATCGAGCCATGGAGATTTGGAAGATGAGAATGAAAGAATGACAGATCATTTGAAAAACAAAATTCATGCCCTAAAGTCACTATCGATTGACATTGGAAATGAAGTGGAATATCAGGATAAAATGCTCCGTGGAATG GATGAGGATGTTGAAAGGACAAGTGGTTCATTAACAAACGCAGTTACACGTGTATTACGTTTATCTAAAGGAAGTCATACTTACTACATCTTATATTTAATGTTGTTTTCCATATTTGTCTTTTTCATATTATGGGTAACAGTGAAATTCTTTTAA
- the LOC100649916 gene encoding KN motif and ankyrin repeat domain-containing protein 2 isoform X2: MGVKNFIMKRIPFCKMKAKRKYHGTNTATPAQNNAQTEHAGGDFDNASVGSGNSNLSTGALQNIREQMAASLERMRELEEQVKAIPMLQVQVSVLKEEKRNLLRQVDELSKTKQYDDSVLHRHRSQSFSEQRDSQRNLRNTTTPTRDMGTMCGVMTRDVGVSHQQVRTRDVGMITSTPIKRSLQKSRLQIEEIVPEIKDQSTLFDDRTSSSLDKLYSSDSHDSWRSTLTRNQRLYDDITLEAKMRNRLKRSPLQMETIPPTSPKLARDVKKFHDVAVNTRNKLKDLVYSRFVIEDIAPEIKKEAKKRSCGTSTGLNMKDVLTKEDVAVIVDDALRIYKSTLIKDTVSRGCQCTPDPVKIVEKKDQYIQVAEPFKMRTNVGVMAKPRMSEIGIEVRTDPATRTVAVGPDPVATQSLSLHSMNSRSHSFNYGDTQLKRKTTKSVSVMVDDLVRTTVKSTDTSGLAPRKREFGTSPIKKKFTDVSVGESIKPHISISCAANYCDNCKETIKNLAKQIVNNAENNMNHQNTNLVSRIPRPSQIPLNNTIDYRRQFKRQDTYTKIPAGVIRYDSDNKEQYDNNNRIQQLQGEKRKDDKSEEIYNTEKQADSEEKHELPESALFQPIQEKPRKKVEPSKEMQAAMKVLNDSFKKSPSKNISHQMKNAINIIQQEWFKVSSTVNANPLEVEDYLDCFEECSSTLLEYIVNMTDSSGNTAMHYAVSHGNFDVVSILLDSKVCDINKANVAGYTAVMLAALAEVRNSTHASVANRLFQLADVNIRAKLHGQTALMLAVSHGRKDMTQLLLDAGAAVNIQDEDGSTALMCAAEHGHTDIVRLLLAHPDCDPSIVDIDGSSALKIALEAGNRDIGVLLYAHERVNRGTSPYSSMRRSRRSSKPTTPTGPSPSAPVSPAPSRRIHSSTVSLNTSKYSAK, from the exons ATGGGGGTgaagaattttattatgaagAGGATACCCTTCTGCAAGATGAAGGCGAAGAGGAAGTACC ATGGAACGAACACGGCCACACCAGCGCAGAACAACGCGCAAACGGAACACGCCGGGGGTGATTTTGACAACGCGAGCGTCGGAAGCGGAAATTCGAATCTCAGCACCGGCGCGCTACAG AACATCAGAGAACAGATGGCAGCGTCGTTGGAACGGATGCGGGAGTTGGAGGAACAGGTCAAGGCAATTCCCATGTTGCAG GTGCAAGTGTCGGTGCTGAAAGAGGAGAAGCGGAATCTGCTGCGACAAGTGGACGAGCTGAGCAAAACGAAGCAGTACGACGATAGCGTATTGCACAGGCATCGCAGCCAGTCTTTCTCGGAACAACGCGACTCCCAGCGAAATCTGAGGAACACGACCACTCCAACGAGAGACATGGGAACGATGTGCGGCGTAATGACACGGGACGTCGGTGTTTCGCACCAGCAG GTTCGAACCCGAGACGTCGGCATGATAACGAGCACGCCGATAAAACGATCCTTGCAAAAGAGTCGATTGCAAATCGAAGAAATCGTACCTGAAATTAAAGACCAGAGCACATTGTTCGACGATCGAACGTCGTCGAGCCTTGATAAGCTGTACTCGAGCGATTCCCACGACAGTTGGAGATCGACTTTAACCCGTAACCAACGACTGTATGATGACATAACGTTGGAGGCAAAAATGAGGAATCGTTTGAAAAGGAGCCCACTTCAAATGGAAACGATACCACCTACCAGCCCGAAATTGGCCAGAGATGTAAAGAAATTTCATGATGTTGCGGTTAACACGAGGAACAAGTTAAAGGATCTTGTATACAGTCGATTTGTGATCGAGGATATAGCACctgaaataaagaaagaagcgaagaaaagaTCGTGTGGAACATCGACAGGGTTAAACATGAAAGACGTTTTAACGAAAGAAGATGTCGCGGTTATCGTGGATGATGCTCTCAGGATTTATAAGAGTACTTTAATTAAAGATACAGTGTCTAGGGGTTGTCAGTGTACCCCAGATCCGGTAAAAATAGTCGAGAAGAAGGATCAGTACATACAGGTGGCGGAACCATTTAAGATGAGAACGAACGTAGGAGTCATGGCAAAACCGAGGATGTCTGAAATTGGAATCGAGGTTAGAACTGATCCTGCAACGAGAACCGTCGCTGTTGGTCCCGATCCAGTTGCTACTCAGTCGTTATCTTTACATTCGATGAACTCGAGAAGTCATTCGTTTAATTACGGCGATACTCAGCTAAAAAGAAAGACTACAAAATCTGTTAGCGTTATGGTAGATGATTTAGTGAGAACCACGGTAAAGAGTACCGACACTTCCGGTCTAGCGCCTAGAAAACGAGAGTTTGGTACTTCgccgataaaaaagaaattcacgGACGTCTCGGTCGGAGAGTCGATCAAACCACACATATCTATCTCATGCGCTGCTAATTATTGTGATAATTGTAAGGAGACTATAAAGAATTTGGCGAAACAAATTGTCAACAACGCGGAAAATAATATGAATCATCAGAACACGAATCTCGTCTCGAGGATACCGAGACCGTCTCAAATACCGTTGAACAATACGATAGATTACAGAAGACAATTTAAACGACAGGATACGTATACGAAGATACCTGCAGGTGTGATTCGATATGATTCCGATAACAAGGAACAATATGACAACAATAATCG TATCCAACAATTGcaaggagagaaaagaaaagatgataaatcagaagaaatatataatacagaaaAACAAGCAGATAGTGAAGAAAAACACGAACTTCCAGAATCTGCATTGTTCCAACCTATACAAGAAAAACCCAGGAAGAAAGTTGAACCATCGAAAGAGATGCAGGCCGCCATGAAGGTTCTTAACGACAGCTTTAAAAAATCTCCTAGTAAAAATATCTCTCATCAAATGAAAAATGCTATTAATATCATCCAACAAGAATGGTTCAAAGTTTCAAGTACAGTAAATGCCAATCCCTTAGAAGTTGAAGATTATCTAGACTGTTTTGAAGAATGTTCAAGTACTTTGCTGGAATATATTGTTAATATGACTGACTCAAGTGGGAACACCGCAATGCATTATGCAGTATCTCATGGAAATTTTGATGTTGTATCTATACTTCTTGATTCAAAAGTTTGCGATATTAACAAAGCAAATGTGGCCGGATACACGGCTGTGATGTTGGCAGCTCTTGCTGAAGTCAGAAATTCCACTCATGCTTCAGTGGCTAATAGGTTATTCCAGCTTGCAGATGTTAATATTCGAGCAAAATTA CATGGTCAAACTGCCTTGATGTTGGCAGTATCTCATGGTCGTAAAGACATGACACAGTTACTTCTGGATGCTGGAGCTGCGGTTAACATTCAAGATGAAGATGGCAGTACAGCTTTAATGTGTGCCGCGGAACATGGGCACACGGACATCGTACGATTGTTACTTGCGCATCCAGACTGTGATCCATCGATCGTTGATATAGATGGTAGTTCCGCTCTAAAAATCGCGTTAGAAGCAGGTAATCGAGATATCGGTGTATTGCTCTATGCACACGAGCGCGTGAATAGAGGAACAAGTCCATATTCATCGATGAGACGTAGTAGAAGAAGTTCCAAACCAACAACACCTACCGGCCCTTCTCCTTCAGCTCCTGTAAGCCCAGCTCCATCCCGGCGAATTCATTCTTCAACAGTTTCCTTAAACACCTCAAAATATTCTgctaaataa
- the LOC100650110 gene encoding THUMP domain-containing protein 3 isoform X1 yields MNEDNESNLRKLFIESLASDNVFIIATTIDTGFEWQAVDECKEKLDKNVKIVKERGKIYFNVYWSQFAQVQEMRSIDNVYIVADVRKFEFSGNSKEADLQLFKDAVHNDMKLEKALNTWKSITGFRGKIYPTTDEYNVAEKDRKLCNTTVTPITVKGRKRGQDPSDTKEDEILRYRVTCERTGKHTFGSAEVARAIGGELQDKYLWLVDLSTYYLEVVCKVIDNELITQLRITHESKHHRNIICFGPTTLRATVSYNLLRLAHPNPGDIIIDPMCGSGSIPIEAALVYSQSYIIGGDNHPKAVHNTKSNIEASSSKCKIDLLHWNVSQLPFKDSFVDIIVTDMPFGKRSGRMIDNRILYKQFLIELGRIMKPLKGRSVLLTYDRRSLSMALQAAGDLFYVTKTLSVNIGGLQAAVYVLKRTDIPYEQFKPKVIKRMMCKKK; encoded by the exons ATGAATGAAGACAACGAATCGAATTTACGAAAGCTTTTCATAGAATCATTAGCGAGCGATAATGTTTTTATAATAGCAACGACAATAGATACAG GTTTTGAATGGCAAGCAGTGGATGAATGCAAAgagaaattagataaaaatgtTAAGATTGTTAAGGAACGCGGcaagatttattttaatgtatattGGAGTCAATTCGCAcaa GTACAAGAAATGAGATCGATAGACAATGTTTATATTGTCGCAgatgttagaaaatttgaattctcagGAAATAGTAAAGAAGCtgatttacaattatttaaagaTGCTGTACATAATGATATGAAATTAGAAAAAGCTTTGAATACTTGGAAAAGTATTACTGGTTTTCGAGGGAAAATATATCCAACTACCGATGAATATAATGTAGCAGAAAAAGATCGTAAGCTTTGTAACACAACTGTTACACCAATCACggttaaaggaagaaaaagagggcAAGATCCATCTGACACTAAGGAAGatgaaatattaagatatagaGTAACGTGTGAAAGAACTGGAAAACATACATTTGGATCGGCAGAGGTTGCCAGAGCTATTGGAGGAGAATTGCAAGATAAATATCTGTGGCTTGTGGATCTATCAACATATTATTTAGAAGTAGTTTGTAAAGTAATTGACA ATGAATTGATAACACAGTTACGTATTACACATGAATCTAAGCATCATAGGAATATCATATGTTTTGGACCAACTACTCTTAGAGCAACTGtatcttataatttattaagATTAGCTCATCCTAATCCAGGAGACATAATAATTGATCCAATGTGTGGTAGTGGTTCCATCCCAATTGAG GCAGCTTTAGTATATTCCCAATCTTATATTATTGGAGGGGACAATCATCCAAAAGCTGTACATAACACAAAATCTAACATAGAGGCATCTTCCTCTAAATGTAAAATTGACTTACTACATTGGAATGTTTCACAATTACCTTTTAAAGATTCCTTTGTTGATATTATTGTTACAGATATG CCATTTGGGAAAAGGAGTGGACGAATGATAGACAATAGAATACTTTATAAGCAATTCTTGATAGAGTTAGGACGAATTATGAAACCCTTAAAAGGTCGGAGTGTTTTACTCACTTACGACAGGCGCAGCCTTAGTATG GCTTTACAAGCAGCTGGAGATTTGTTCTATGTAACAAAAACTTTGAGTGTGAATATAGGTGGTCTCCAAGCTGCAGTTTATGTCTTAAAACGAACAGATATACCCTATGAACAATTTAAACCGAAAGTTATTAAACGCATGATgtgcaaaaagaaataa
- the LOC105665621 gene encoding probable ribosome production factor 1 yields the protein MKLKSLRINPLSRIQQGEKEEEPSTSEHKTSEVILPSDSNFNHIKCKAVRHQKCLKLMKEKAKAKKEAKKKRIQEGGPKQVPHTLESLREKDETIVSGDLDDEENAELKVDFEHDEFAPFYKHAYEPKVLISFCDNPTRKTRIFGRELTRIIPNSISLYRNRSGVKKMVKSAIAKNFTDIVIVNEDQCKPNGLLVIHLPDGPTAHFKLSNVKLTVDLKRSHKEISEHRPEVILNNFTTRLGCTIGRMLGALFHYEPEFKGRRVVTFHNQRDYIFFRHHRYQFDMERNKPRLRELGPRFTLKLQSLQHGTFDSKYGEYEWIIQGKRHDMETSRRKFFL from the exons atgaagcTCAAAAGTTTACGAATAAATCCTTTGAGTCGAATTCAACAAggggaaaaggaagaagaaccAAGTACTTCAGAACACAAAACATCAGAGGTTATTTTGCCATCTGACAGCAACTTTAATCACATAAAATGCAAGGCAGTCCGACATCAAAAATGTCTAAAGTTAATGAAAGAGAAAGCAAAGGCCAAAAAAGAAGCcaagaagaaaagaattcaAGAAGGTGGTCCAAAACAAGTACCACATACTCTTGAGAGCTTAAGGGAGAAAGATGAAACTATTGTTTCTGGTGATCTTGATGATGAAGAGAATGCAGAGCTTAAAGTTGATTTTGAACATGATGAATTTGCTCCTTTTTATAAGCATGCTTACGAACCTAAAGTTTTGATTAGCTTTTGTGACAATCCGACAAGAAAAACCAGAATTTTTGGCAGAGAATTAACAAGGATAATACCGAATTCTATCTCTTTATATAGAAATCGTTCTGGAGTaaaaaaaatggtaaaaagtGCTATAGCAAAGAATTTCACTGATATTGTAATTGTTAATGAAGATCAGTGCAAACCAA ATGGTTTGTTAGTTATTCATTTACCTGATGGACCAACAGCACATTTTAAACTTAGCAATGTTAAATTAACAGTAGATTTAAAACGTAGTCACAAAGAAATTTCTGAACATAGACCAGaagttattttaaataattttactacTCGCTTAGGATGCACAATTGGTAGAATGTTAGGGGCACTGTTTCATTATGAACCTGAATTTAAAGGCAGGAGAGTGGTAACATTCCATAATCAAAGAGACTATATATTCTTCAGGCATCATAG ATATCAGTTTGACATGGAAAGGAATAAACCCAGATTGAGAGAGTTAGGACCTCGATTTACCCTAAAATTACAGTCACTACAACATGGAACATTTGACAGCAAATATGGAGAATACGAATGGATTATACAAGGAAAAAGACACGATATGGAAACGAGTAGAAgaaaatttttcttataa